Sequence from the uncultured Flavobacterium sp. genome:
CATTCCGGGTTTAATATCTCCATCTTTAATATTATTCCATTTTTTAATATCTGAAATGGTTATTCCAGGATATTTTTTTGAAATACTATATAACGAATCTCCTTTTTTAACGTAATAATCTTCTCCTAAGGTTTTTGCAGAAGCTGCTTTTTTCTTAAACGGATCGATATTATTTACTACTATAGCTGTTGAAACATTGTTTCCTTCAACAACAGTCACGATTTTAGAGATAACTAATGTTTTTCCTAATCCAACATTGTTTGATGTTAGATTGTTCAGATCTTTTAGGTCAGCAACAGTCGTACCAAATTTTTTGGCAATGCTGCCTAAATTATCTCCGGCAACTACAACATATTCCTGATTTACTGTATTTGATTTTTCATTCTCTTCAGAAGATGCAATTGCTGTTTCTGTATTTTTCTCAACTACAGGATTAGACTTTATGTCTTCAGTATTTTTAGCAATTGGATCAACATCTGATTTGATTTTTAATGTTTTTCCTAACGCAACTGCATTTGATTTAAGATTGTTCCACTTTTTTAAGTCTGCAACATTTACATTATACTTTTCAGCAATGGTAATTAAATTATCACCTTTTCTAATTTTGTATAACTGAATATCTTTAGCCAATTCCGGTTTCTCTTTTGCAAAAGGTCTTGCTTTTGGAGCTACTTTTAATGCTAATTGTGCAGGAAGAGTTCTTCTTTGTGATTGATAAGCAACATAATCGTAGATCTTATCTTCGTTTGAAGCAAATGTGGCAATTTTATCTTTCGGTAAACGCAAGAAATGAGGTTCTCCCTGATAATAAGGCACAACATTTAATTTATAAGAAGGATTTAAAAGTTGTATTTGAGATTGTGGCATGTCTAACAAATCTGCGATTTGTTTGAATGTCATTTCTCTTTTGATATTGATTGTGTCGGTTTCAAAGTTTTTAACGACTGCTCTTTCCGGGTTAATTCCGTGTTCTTTATGATATTCAAAAAGATACATTGTTGCTAAAAAAGCCGGAACATAACCTTGTGTTTCTTTTGGAAGATAATTGCGGATGTCCCAGTAACTTGTTTTTCCGCCAGAGCGACGAATTGCTTTTGTAACATTTCCTGGTCCTGAATTATAAGATGCTAAAACCAATTCCCAATCACCAAAGATTTTATACATCTTGGTCATATATTCTGATGCTGCGGCTGTAGCTTTAAGTGGATCGCTACGTTCGTCAATATAAGAATCAATTTTAAGTGCGTATTGTTTTCCGGTTCCGTACATGAATTGCCAAAGTCCGGTGGCGCCCATTTTAGAAACTGCTTTAGGGTTTAAAGCAGATTCTACAACGGCTAAATATTTAATTTCTAAGGGAACATTTTGTTTGGCAAAAGCGTCCTCAAAAATTGGGAAATAATATTCTGATAAAGCCATTAATCGAGAAAACGATTTTTTACGGTTCTTAAGAAATGACTTTATTATATTTTCTAATCCTTGATTGTATTCAATCTCAAAGGGTGATTTCTCATTCATCGCCGTAAGTCGTTGTTTGAGCAACTCTGTTGGCAATTCTTCATCAACGGTAACGTCTGTGTTGATGGTTTGAATGTCTTTTGTCAGATCGTCATAAATATCTAAACTTGTTAATTCTTTCATCCAAAGACTGTCTACTCGAGTAGCAACATCATCTTTTTTGAAAGTACTTTTAACTGAATCCAGATAAGATAACTTTACTTCTGGTTTAATTTCTATTGTTGATGTTGTTGGGACTACCTGTGCAAACATCGACATCGAAAAAAAAGCGGAAACCACTATTGATAATTTTTTTACAATCATATAACATTTTTTTAAAATCCTATAATTCAAATAATTACAGAAGTCTTACTTTTGCAAACTTAAACAGATTAACGATGAAAAATACGCAAAAAAATGTTAATTGTGATATTTTAGTCTAAAATCGCGGCGATTCCAGGTAAAACTCTTCCTTCTAACATTTCTAGCATTGCCCCGCCACCAGTGGAAACGTAGCTCATTTTGTCTTCAAAACCAAACTGTTTTACTGCTGCAACTGAATCTCCTCCACCAACTAGTGAAAAAGCTCCGTTTTGAGTAGCTTCTGCGATATAATCACCTAATGCAATTGTTCCTTTAGAGAAAGTTTCCATCTCAAAAACTCCTAATGGACCATTCCATAAGATAGTTTTTGATTCTAAAATTACTTTCTTGAAGTTCTCTAAAGATTTTGGACCTGCGTCAAGACCTTGCCATCCGTCAGGAATTTCTCTTACGTCGACCACTTGTGTATTTGCTGTATTTGAGAAATCGTCTGCTGCAATTACGTCAACCGGAATGTGAATTTGTACTCCCTTTTCTTTAGCAAGTCTTAAAATTTCAAGTGCTAATTCTTGTTTATCATCTTCACAGATAGAATCTCCAATTTTACCTCCAAGTGCTTTAACAAATGTAAAAGTCATACCACCACCAATGATCATATGATCTACTTTGTCAAGTATGTTTTCGATAACTGTAATTTTTGAAGAAACTTTCGATCCTCCTAAAACTGCTGTTACTGGTTTTTCACTGTTTTTAAGAACTTTATTTAAACTTTCAATTTCTTTTGCCAATAATGTTCCGAATGTTTTATCGTTTGGAAAAAATTGTGCAATAATTGTAGTCGAAGCGTGTGCTCTGTGTGCTGTTCCAAATGCATCGTTTACGTAGATATCTCCAAGTGACGCTAATTCTTTTGCAAAAGCAACATCTCCAGCTTCTTCTTCTGCATGAAAACGTAAATTTTCTAATAATAAAACTTCTCCCGGTTGTAAATTTTTAGCAGCGGTTTGAGCTACTTCTCCAACACAGTTTTCAGCAAACTTAACCTGAACTCCTAAAATTTCAGAAGCTGTTTTTAAAATGTGTTTTAATGAATATTTTTCTTCAGCACCTTTTGGTCTTCCTAAATGCGACATCAAAATTACGCTTCCGCCTTGAGCTAAAATTGCATCAATTGTAGGCTTTGCAGCTTCGATACGTGTTGCATCTGTTACATTAAAATTCTCATCCAGTGGCACATTAAAATCAACACGGATAATTGCTTTTTTATTTTTAAAATCGAAATCGTTTAAAGTTTTCATTTTGATAATTTTTTAATTTTTCTGATAGAAAAACAAATATAGAACTTTTAGAGTAGTAATAAATTTGAAAAATCTAAAAATAATATACCATTAACAACGAAAACGTTGTAATTTATGAAAATAAACAAATTAAGTATTAAAATTGCTAAAAATGCTTACAGATCTAATTAATCGTGAACCGGACCTTGTGTACAAGGACAGTTACTGATTGCTTGTAAGAAATCGAAACCAATCGTTATAGAATGAGTTCCGGTATTGTAAGCGCCAAGATCGTTGAACATTACCTGGTACGAATAAGCAAAATAGAATTTAGATTTCATGAAACCAACCATTGGTCCAACTGATAATGGTTTTGGAAACTGGTCGTTTAAGAAACGGTATGAAACTCCAATCCAATAATAATCTTCGTAACGATTGTAACGTCTGTACTTGAAGTTGAAATCGGTTGTTGAACGTTTATCACTAGCAAAGTATTGATAAAAAACAGATGGTTCGTATTCTATACGACTGTTTTCTCCGTCTTTAAAAGTATAACCTGTGTATACCTGATAGTTCGAAAGTAAATTAGGTTCGTTTTTTCTGTCAATATTAAAATTTTTCTTTAAAACATTATTGGCATTAAAACTGAAATAGAAACTCTTGTTACGATACAAGGCACTAATATCAAAGTTATTATTTGCTGTATAACGATTGTCCGTCGGCATGTTTGGATCTGCTATAGGTCCGTCATTGGTGAAGTTTCCGGTTTCTATACGGAAACTATTAAAGTTATACGAAATACCAAAAGACAAATATTGCTTTGAATAATAATCTAAAATGATATGATGTGCAAAAGATACTTTAGCACCCATTTGTCTCGTATTTCCGTTACTGTCATTATATAATGAAATACCAACTCCAGAACGATCTAAAACACGAAAATCAGCATACAAAGATTGGTTATCCGGCGCATCTTTAATTCCCACCCATTGAGTAAGGCCATTGGCACGAATTCTAAGGTTGTCACCAATACCCGCATAAGCAGGAGAAAGCACAAAAGGGTTATCAGCCAAATATTGTGTAAAAACTGGTAGGTTTAACTCTTGGCTGTAACTTGTTGTTACAGCCATGAGTACTAAGGATAAAATTAATTTTTTCATTGTAATAATTTTTTTAGATAACATAATAAGGGGCTTTAATTTGTTATCTGTATAAAGTGAAATGTCCAACAAACTCTCTTGCATCTTTCTCGTCATTTAGTTTAAGAACATACCAATAGTCACCTGTTGGCAATTCTGCACCATTATATTTACCATCCCATTTTTGACCTACTCGATAATTAGCAACTATTCTACCGTATCTATCGAAGATTTTGAATGATAAATCTTTGTAAGCTAATGCACCACAATCAGGTCCAATTGTTGGAGTTGCTCCACCAGGAGTGAAATAATTTGGCATACAAATGTCAATATATTCACCTGGCACATCAAGATAGAACTGACATCCATTTTGATCTCTTACAATTACCTTATAAACATCGGTTTTATAGATTTGATAGCTATTTGACGATGTAAATGGTCCTCCGTTGAAACTGTATTCGTAAGGAGCAACACCACCAGAAGCTTTCACTACGATTGTGTTTATGTCTTTACTTTCTTTCGTAACATCTACTGCAAATACCGGCTCAATTGCCTTAATTGTAATAGTATTCGACGTTTTTGTACATTTCGCAAATGTTGCTTCTACAGAGTAATTTCCTGATGGAAGGTTTTTAAATATCTTGTTACCTGTTTGAGTTACTCCAGTTGTAACACCATCTAATAATAGTGTGTAAACAATTTGTGGATAATCTACTTCTGCAATATTACCTTCAATTGATACTGTAATTGAATTTACCGGAAGATCGTTTTCACAATCATAAGATTCAACAATCGTTGGAATTAATTTAACCGGTTCCGGTAATTTAATTGTCACTTCTTGTGGACATCCGTTTGCATCTTTTACAAATACTGTGTATTCAATACCTCCTAACAGGTCTTTGAAACTGAATGTATTAGCATCAACATCCGGAGCTCTAAAGTCGATCGTTACTCCATTACCTACTATACTAGCAGTATATGGACCTTTTCCGCCTGTAACTTCAACAAATGCAATACCATCTTTATCACCGAAACAATACTCCGGAACTTGAGAATCTACAAGTTCTTTAACTACTAATGGTGTAGCGTCGTTAATTGTAACTTTATAATCCATGTAACATATGTTTCCGTCTTGAACTCTAACAACATAGTCGCCTGGTTTAAGATTTTCGAAAAGCGGTACATCAAAGAATTGTTCTAATTCTGGTGTAATTGCATAAGTATAAGTTCCTGATCCTCCTTTTGGTTCAATTGTGATTTTTCCGTTATTGAATCCTGCACAAAGAACATCAAATGGTGTTACTATTGCTGATAAAGCTTCTGCTGGCTCTGTGATTTTAATCAATTCTGAAATCTGATCACAATCAACACTGTTAACGCTTACATAGTAATCTCCTATTGGAAGATTTGTAAATGTTCCTGGTGTAAGCTGCTCTGGAGTTGGAGTTACCGGAAGTTTAGCCGCATTTAATAACGTGTAAACATAGTTTCCTAATCCGCCTTTTGCAATAGCATAGATACTACCTGTTGAACCACCTTTACATGGAACATTAATAGCAACTAATTTCTCAAATTCTAATTCAGGAACTGGTGCAAAAGGTACTTTGTTTGAAAGTACACTTGTACAATTGTTCGAATCTTTTACATAATAGCTGTAATCAACAACTGCTGTTGTTTTTGGTAACGGAATATCAATAGTTCCGTTAAATGATGCAACACTGTATGTAATTCCATCAGCACTATAATAATATGGCGCTGTTCCTCCTGAAACTGTTAGTGTAATCACTGGTGTGATTTTACAAGTCTCTGAAGTTTTTATAGATAAACCAGCTTTAACCTCATTTGGTTGGTTTATTGTCACTGTATTAGAAGGAGCTGAACAAGTCCAATCATCTGAAACAGTAACATAATAATTACCAGCTGCTAATCCTTTAAACACTTTGTCTGGCTGTGCATCTCTTACGATCACAGTTCCGTCAGCTAACGTTCCGTGTAATGTATATGTATAATTTCCTGATCCTCCGTTAACTGCGGTTACAGTTATTGTTGCATCTGCATTATTATAACAAGTAAGTAACGTTTTGTCTGCTGCAATTGTAGCTGTTATTAGTGTTGGAATTGACAAAGTAACTTTATCAGAATCCTCACAACCACCAGCATCTTTTACAGTTACTGTATAAACTCCCGCTGTTAGTTTAGTAAAGTGACTTTCTGTTCCGTATGGATAAGAAACCGGACCGTCTAATTTGTATAGATAATCTCCATCCCATCCGCCTGTTGCACTTGCCTGAATCTCTCCATTATCGTTTGCCACACAAGTAATGTCTTGTTTAGAAACTGTAATATCAAGTTTAGCCGTTGGTCCTTGGATTGTAAAGTCTGTTTTAACATCACAATTTGGTGGGCCAACTAATGTAGCAACTACTGAGTATTTACCAGCTTTTAGATTCGAAAGATCTAATACTGTAGATGTAGTTACTCCGCTTAGTACTGAACCTGATTCGTGTGTAATTACATAATTAAACTTACCTGAATTGTCTGCTGGTATAATTTTATCAACTAAAGTCAATCTAATACTACCATTTGTATCATTCAAACAAGTTACATTAACCACATTTGAAGCTTCTAAAGCAAATGTATTTGGATTGTTTACAATATGGAATCCTTCAATTGTACATCCTGTTGCTGGATTTTCTATTACAATTTTGTACTGACCAATTGCTAAATCTTTAAACAATCCTGTTGGGTTTGTTTCGTTGAAAACTGTACCGTTTAATCCAGTAAGTGTGTAGCTTAATAAAGCTGGTGTTCCTCCTGTTGTTGCAACAGAAACCTGAATTGTTTCGTTTGCAAGACAAGTAATTGGTTTAACAACATCTACTTTAACTTCATCCATTGTTATGAATGAGTCAATAATAATTGGTGCTGTCCAAGAACCTACACAACCTTTGTCATCAAATACTCTTACTGTATAAGAACCACCTTTAAGATCAAATTCTGTGTAAACATTAGAATCAGAATCCTGAACTACTGTTCCGTTTCTACTAAATTCATAACGAACATATTTACCTGAACCTTCTTTAACTGAATTTACAGTAATTGTAGCATAGTTTACTGCATTTGTTCCTGTTGTACATTTAAATGATGTTACAACCGGCGCATTTACAACAATCGCATTTGGTTCTTTAATTCTGATATCTACCTGAGCATGACATCCTCTTCCTGAAGTTACAAGAACTGTGTAATCTCCAGCTTGTAGATTATCAAACACGTTACTCTCTTGTGGAATTGTGCTTATCGCAGTTCCTCCAACTGTAGTACCTGTAAGCGTATACTTGTAAACAGGGTTATCATTTACTCCGTCTTTAGTTGGATCAAGATTAACAATAATTAATCCATCTGAACCACCATTACAAGATACATCGTTACCTCCAAGTTTTAATCCTGTAATTTCTGTCGCTTTTATCAA
This genomic interval carries:
- a CDS encoding LysM peptidoglycan-binding domain-containing protein, which produces MIVKKLSIVVSAFFSMSMFAQVVPTTSTIEIKPEVKLSYLDSVKSTFKKDDVATRVDSLWMKELTSLDIYDDLTKDIQTINTDVTVDEELPTELLKQRLTAMNEKSPFEIEYNQGLENIIKSFLKNRKKSFSRLMALSEYYFPIFEDAFAKQNVPLEIKYLAVVESALNPKAVSKMGATGLWQFMYGTGKQYALKIDSYIDERSDPLKATAAASEYMTKMYKIFGDWELVLASYNSGPGNVTKAIRRSGGKTSYWDIRNYLPKETQGYVPAFLATMYLFEYHKEHGINPERAVVKNFETDTINIKREMTFKQIADLLDMPQSQIQLLNPSYKLNVVPYYQGEPHFLRLPKDKIATFASNEDKIYDYVAYQSQRRTLPAQLALKVAPKARPFAKEKPELAKDIQLYKIRKGDNLITIAEKYNVNVADLKKWNNLKSNAVALGKTLKIKSDVDPIAKNTEDIKSNPVVEKNTETAIASSEENEKSNTVNQEYVVVAGDNLGSIAKKFGTTVADLKDLNNLTSNNVGLGKTLVISKIVTVVEGNNVSTAIVVNNIDPFKKKAASAKTLGEDYYVKKGDSLYSISKKYPGITISDIKKWNNIKDGDIKPGMKLKING
- a CDS encoding phosphoglycerate kinase codes for the protein MKTLNDFDFKNKKAIIRVDFNVPLDENFNVTDATRIEAAKPTIDAILAQGGSVILMSHLGRPKGAEEKYSLKHILKTASEILGVQVKFAENCVGEVAQTAAKNLQPGEVLLLENLRFHAEEEAGDVAFAKELASLGDIYVNDAFGTAHRAHASTTIIAQFFPNDKTFGTLLAKEIESLNKVLKNSEKPVTAVLGGSKVSSKITVIENILDKVDHMIIGGGMTFTFVKALGGKIGDSICEDDKQELALEILRLAKEKGVQIHIPVDVIAADDFSNTANTQVVDVREIPDGWQGLDAGPKSLENFKKVILESKTILWNGPLGVFEMETFSKGTIALGDYIAEATQNGAFSLVGGGDSVAAVKQFGFEDKMSYVSTGGGAMLEMLEGRVLPGIAAILD
- a CDS encoding type IX secretion system membrane protein PorP/SprF; this encodes MKKLILSLVLMAVTTSYSQELNLPVFTQYLADNPFVLSPAYAGIGDNLRIRANGLTQWVGIKDAPDNQSLYADFRVLDRSGVGISLYNDSNGNTRQMGAKVSFAHHIILDYYSKQYLSFGISYNFNSFRIETGNFTNDGPIADPNMPTDNRYTANNNFDISALYRNKSFYFSFNANNVLKKNFNIDRKNEPNLLSNYQVYTGYTFKDGENSRIEYEPSVFYQYFASDKRSTTDFNFKYRRYNRYEDYYWIGVSYRFLNDQFPKPLSVGPMVGFMKSKFYFAYSYQVMFNDLGAYNTGTHSITIGFDFLQAISNCPCTQGPVHD